The sequence CTACGACTCCAACGCGAACTACATCCTCTCGGCGGCGAACGGCCCCAAGACCATCTACGTCCAGGTGCAGGACCGCAGCGGCCGGGTGAGCACCATCGAATCCCAGACCCTGGACCTCGACACCCAGGCCCCGACCGTCGTGTCGCTCGAGGCAACGAACCCGGTCGACATCTACACCAACAGCACCTCGGTCACGGTGGACATCACGGCCGACGACAACCTCTCGGTCGGCACCGATCTGGTCGCGGCCGTCGGCATCTACGGAACCGGGTTCACCTGCTCGAACGGCACCTACAGCTACCCCTTCCCGGGGAGCTGCACGGCCCCCCCCTGCACCCTCAGTCACACGACGACCATCCCGCCGACCCTCGGTGGAAAGTACGTCCTCGCCTGCGTCGAAGACGCCGCCGGGAACAGGTCCGCCTCGTATCGCTACGCGTACGTCTACTACGACAACGTCGTTCCCTCTCAGGTCACGGGCCTCTACCTCTCTCCGGGTAGCCGACAGATGACCGTCTCCTGGGCCACCGCGACCGACGCCAACTCCGGGGTGGACCACTACCAGGTCCAGTACTCGACCAGCTCGGCCTTCGCCGGCGCGACCACCATCAACGTCGAGACCCCCACCGCCCTCATCGAGGGCCTCGACAACCTGGTCCCCTACTACGTGCACGTCCGGGCCGTGGACAAGGCGGGCAACTACGGCGCCTGGTCGGGCGACGAGTCGACCGTCCTGGGCATCGGTGTGAGCGCCGTCGGCCCCGAAGAGTACGATCGGGCCGGCGAGCGACCGACCCTCCTCTATGACGAGGGGATCCTCTGGGTCTTCGCCAAGACGCGCTACTACCCCACCACGAACGCGGACGATCGGCAGGCCTTCCGCATCGGCCGCTGTGAGGCCGCCACGCTCGACTGCAAGAAGCCGGCGAACTGGACCTGGTTCACCGAGTACCCCGGCTACCGCTACATCTCCTCCGAGCGGCCCTCGGTGGTGGCCACCCAGGACGCGATCCTCGTGGCCAGCACGCAGGAGGACATCACCTCCGGCAACGTCGGTCAGTACATCATGTACTGCCGGAAGACCTCGGACTGCGCCTCCACGAGCGGCTGGGGCACCATGCAGCTCGCCGCCCCGGACGCCCTGAACCGGGATGGCTCCCTGAGCCTGGCGATGACGACCACCCACGTCGTCGCCGCCGCGCTCGTGGACGACGCCACGGACGTGCTGCGGATCTGGAGCTGCGAGCTCGGCTCCACTGACTGCACGACCGCCACGGACTGGTCCGCCACCCCCATCGACATCACCAACCCGATCGCCGGCCCGGTGAGCCTGGCCCCCGCCATGGTCGCGGACGAGCGCTACGTCTGGATCATCCATCCCCAGGCGACGCTCACGGGCTGTCCGCTCTCGTGCCTCGCGAACGCCACGCTACGGGTGACCCGCTGTGACACCCGCACCGCCTCCGCGACGAGCGCCTGCGCGACGAGGACGACCAACAACATCGCGACCGCGAGCGCCTACTTCATGGACATGGATGCGACCATCGCCGATGGCACCATCTACGTGACCTACCGGACGCTGGAGGCGAGGAAGGCCGGCGTGAACGATCAGGAGATGCGCCGCTGCGCCCTCTCCTCGACCGGGGGATGCAGCGCCGGCGCGGACTGGTCCTCGGCGGGCATCTGGGCCAGCAACGTGAGGTACCCGGGGGGCGAGACCGGCACCCTCGACCTCGAGGGGGCCCCCGGGCAGCTCCACCTCACCCTCTGGGACCCCGACACCCAGTCCATCGAGTACCAGGTCTGCGAGAACCCGAGCAGCACGAACTGCACGATCCCGGGGAACTGGAGCGCCTTCCCCGTCCAGAACTACCAGACGACCTACTCGGCCCCGAGCCTGGAGGTCTACGGCACCAACATCGGCCTCACCTGGCTGAACCCCGATGACCACTTCACCGTGGCGCTCCCCCGGGTCCCCTCGCCCCACGAGGACGCGTCCGTCGGCGGAGGGCTCGCGGAGCTCCGCGCCGGCTGGACCCCGAACCTGGAGGTCGCGGGGAACACGGTCGTCTACGCTCCGGGCGCCACCACGAACTGGCAGAGCCAGATCAACATCACCGATCCCTACCAGAGCATGACCTCCGTTCCCCTGACCGCCGGGTCGAGTTACACCGCGGCGCTGCGCTCCTACTCCGCCCTCGGTGAGCCGTCGTCCGACTCGCGTCCCTTCCTCTTCAGGCCGCTGGCGGATCAGGGACCCGACCAGACGCTCCCCGACTCCGCCGCCTACGTCACCCGCTGGAGCAGCTACGGCGGTGGCCGGATCGTCCAGGCCTACACGGAGAACTACAACGTCGTCGTCGAGTGGTGTGCACCCTCCACCAGCAACTGCGCCATCTCGACCAACTGGACGAGGACCGTCGCCATCGGAACGGTCACCAACGTCACGCGCTTTGACGTGGAGACGGACGGCACCTACATCTTCGTCGTCGGATCCGACTTCGGTGACGGCTGGGTCAGCCGCTGCTCCTGGAGCTCCGCGTGCAACGCGGACAGCGACTGGACCACCGAGTACCACTTCAGCACGAACCTCACCTACCCCCGGATCTCGATGGGCGCCGGGAAGCTCTGGGTCTTCTACATGAACCTCGCCGCCGTGGGCGGGCAGACCGCCTATGACCTATCGCTCGCCTTCTGCGACTACGCCACCTGCAACTCGACCTGGTACAACGTGCCCGTCACCACCGGCATCAGCGGCTTGGTCTACGGGTTCGACGTCGACGCGAGCGACCCCCGGATCGGCCTGGTCTACGAGGACAGCAACGACAACATCTATTACGACTACTGCCTCGCGGGTGCGGGGACCTGCGCCTTCTACGGGGCCACTCTCATCGCAACGGCACCCGCCATGGTCAGGCACTCGCTCAGGCTCGAGGTCGACGACGACGCCAACCACCTCAATCGATCGGCGGTGACCGCGGCCTGGGGCGGAGAGCTCCACCTCCTGACCTGCCCCTTCGAGCCCTTCCAGTGCAACGACGGAACCAGCCGCTGGAATCACCTGACCCTGGGCCGGGCGGCCACGAAGGAACAGGAGAACAACTCGGAGGTCACCTTCGGGCCCGGCGAGTCCTACTTCGTCTTCAACACGGTGCGGGATCAGATCGTCCTCAACCGCTGCGACGACGACTGCTTCCTCATGAGCAACTGGAGCTCGCAGGCCGTCTACGACGCGGCCGGGCTGCAGGAGCCCTTCGAGAACTACTCGAACTCGGCCGTCGACCCGGCCACCGGCAGGTTCTACATCGGCAACACCACCCCCTCGGGGACCACGGACTTCGTCCTCCGCCTCCTGGGCGACGGTCTCTACGAGCCGCAGTAGGCGCCCCCCGGCAGCCATGGGCGGCGGTCTGGTCTAGACTGCCGCCCATGAAGCTGCGCGTCTTCCTGGTCGCCATCTTCGGGCTGACCGCCCTCACCCTCACCCTGGTCGTGCGGGCGGCGACGATGCCGCTGCCCCCGCCGCCCGCCGCGGTGGCGGTGCCAGAGGCCCTCGCCTCCCTCGACGAGGCGGACCTGCAGGCGGCGGCCGAGCGCCTGGCCGGCGCCCTGCGCTTCCCGACGACCTCCCAGGGGGGCTTCCTCCGGCCCGCCACCCCGGCGCCGGAGGACGACGCCGACGCGGGCGAGGGGGAGCCGCGAGAGCGTCCGGCGAACGCCTTCGAGGGGCTGCTGCGCTACCTGGCGGAGAGCTTCCCCCAGGTCCACGCGAAGCTCGCCCCGGAGCGCGTCGGCGAGCTCGGCCTCCTCTTCTCCTGGCGGCCCGAGCTCCCGGCCGAGGCCCTCCTCCTGGTCTGCCACCTCGACGTGGTGCCGGCGGGCAACCCCGAGGCCTGGAAGCAGCCGCCCTTCTCCGGGGCGATCGTGGAGGGCGAGATCTGGGGGCGGGGTGCCCTCGACGACAAGGGCTCCTGCCTGGCGGTCCTGGAGGCGACCGAGCGGCTCCTCGGCGCCGGCTTCGAGCCGAAGCGCCCGGTCCTCCTCGCCATGGGCATGGACGAGGAGATCGGCGGCCGGGGCGCGCAGGAGATCGCCGCTCACCTGGCGGCGAAGGGCGTGCGGGCCCACCTGGTGCTGGACGAGGGGCTCGCCGTCACCGAGGGCGTGGTCAAGGGCCTCGAGCGCCCGGCGGCCCTCATCGGCCTGGCCGAGAAGCGCTACTTCACCGTGGAGCTGAAGGCCCGGGCGAAGGGCGGTCACAGCTCGATGCCGCCGGCCCGCACCGCCATCGGCCGGCTGGGCGAGGCCCTCGCCCGCCTCGAGCAGCACCAGCTGCCCGCCTCCCTCGACGGGCCGGCCGGCTCCCTCCTCGACGGCATCGCGCCGGAGCTGCCCTTCGGCCAGCGCCTGGGCATCGCCAACCGCTGGCTCCTGGCGCCGGTGCTGGCGGGCAAGCTCGCGGCCCAGCCGGCCACCAACGCCCTGATCCGCACCACCACCGCGCCGACCCTCTTCTCGGCCGGGGTGAAGGAGAACGTGCTGGCCACCGAGGCCAACGCCACGGTGAACTTCCGGATCCGCCCGGGCGAGACCGGCCTCGACGTGATGGAGCACGTGCGACAGGTGGTGCAGGGCCTCGAGATCGAGGTCAGCGCCCCGGGGGAGCCGCCGGTGGAGGAGTCGCCGGTCTCACCGGCCGAAGGGGCGGCCTACGAGCAGCTGCGCTCGGCCATCGCCGCGGCCTTCCCCGACGCCCTGATCGCCCCCAGCCTGGTCCTCGGCGCCACCGACGCCCGCCACTACACGGGTCTCTCGAGGAGCGTGTACCGCTTCGGCCCCTGGCGGTTGGACCCCGAGGCCCTGGAGACCATCCACGGCCACGACGAGCGGGTCCCGCTCGCCCACTACGGAGAGGCCATCCGCTTCTACGGCACCCTCGTCCAAGCCGCCGCCGGAGGGTGATAGGCTGGGAGCCTCGATGGGCTCGACCTCACTCGGCCAGTACGAGCTGCTCTCACGCATCGCTCACGGGGGGATGGCGGAGATCTTCCTCGCCAAGCGGCGAGGACCGGGCGGCTTCGACAAGCGGGTGGTGATCAAGCGGGTGCTGCCCCACCTCACGGAGAACGAGAACTTCGTGAGGATGTTCCTGGACGAGGCGCGCCTGGTCTCTCGCCTCTCCCACCCGAACATCATCCAGATCTTCGACTTCGGGGTCATCGACGGGATCTACTTCCTCTGCATGGAGCACCTCGACGGCGAGGACCTCGCCACGGTGCTGCGGGTCCTGCGGGATCGGGGCGAGCTCATGCCGCCCCAGGTGGCGGCCTCCATCCTCTCGGCGGCCTGCGACGGGATGCACTACGCCCACACCCTGGTGGACGAGGAGGGGCAGCCCCTGCGGATCGTCCACCGGGACCTCTCCCCCTCGAACCTCTTCCTCACCCTCCAGGGGGCGGTGAAGGTCCTCGACTTCGGGGTCGCCCAGATGGAGGGGAAGCTGGTCGAGACCCAGAGCGGGGTGGTGAAGGGGAAGTTCGCCTACCTCTCCCCCGAGCAGGCGCTGGGCAACGAGCTGGATCTCCGCAGCGACGTCTTCGCCCTGGGCCTGATCCTCCACGAGGCCCTCACCGGCCAGAAGGTCTTCAAGCGCGCGACCGAGGCCGCCACCCTGCGGGCGGTCCTGGAGGAGCCCATCGAGCACCCCCGCAAGCTGCGCGAGGACCTGCCCGAGGAGCTGAACCGCATCGTCATGAAGGCGCTGGCTCGCTCGCCCCTCGATCGCTGGCAGAGCGCCCAGGAGATGCGCACCGC comes from Deltaproteobacteria bacterium and encodes:
- a CDS encoding M20/M25/M40 family metallo-hydrolase; its protein translation is MKLRVFLVAIFGLTALTLTLVVRAATMPLPPPPAAVAVPEALASLDEADLQAAAERLAGALRFPTTSQGGFLRPATPAPEDDADAGEGEPRERPANAFEGLLRYLAESFPQVHAKLAPERVGELGLLFSWRPELPAEALLLVCHLDVVPAGNPEAWKQPPFSGAIVEGEIWGRGALDDKGSCLAVLEATERLLGAGFEPKRPVLLAMGMDEEIGGRGAQEIAAHLAAKGVRAHLVLDEGLAVTEGVVKGLERPAALIGLAEKRYFTVELKARAKGGHSSMPPARTAIGRLGEALARLEQHQLPASLDGPAGSLLDGIAPELPFGQRLGIANRWLLAPVLAGKLAAQPATNALIRTTTAPTLFSAGVKENVLATEANATVNFRIRPGETGLDVMEHVRQVVQGLEIEVSAPGEPPVEESPVSPAEGAAYEQLRSAIAAAFPDALIAPSLVLGATDARHYTGLSRSVYRFGPWRLDPEALETIHGHDERVPLAHYGEAIRFYGTLVQAAAGG